In Deinococcus maricopensis DSM 21211, one genomic interval encodes:
- a CDS encoding TetR/AcrR family transcriptional regulator — protein MPSTVHRKRLPSADRRQQILQASADLFVERGFEAVTMGDIATALGISRPAIYSYFTSTEAILDVLLDERLHTLLDTIEPLLQDLLPQRPQPTIAETIFRHLIAERDTLTLLHSGGGPTFQARRNAFLNDLGHRVSLDPALLIKRHPHALLILTSLLDSLAFRAITDPTIDPDALAVTLSHFVRGGLGDLSAT, from the coding sequence ATGCCCTCCACCGTCCACCGCAAACGCCTCCCCTCTGCCGACCGGCGCCAGCAGATCCTGCAGGCCAGCGCTGACCTGTTCGTCGAACGCGGCTTCGAGGCCGTCACCATGGGCGACATCGCCACCGCCCTCGGAATCTCCCGCCCCGCCATCTACAGCTACTTCACCTCCACCGAAGCCATCCTCGACGTCCTCCTCGACGAACGCCTCCACACGCTCCTCGACACCATCGAGCCCCTGCTGCAGGACCTCCTCCCCCAGCGCCCGCAACCGACCATTGCGGAAACCATCTTCCGGCACCTCATCGCCGAACGCGACACCCTCACCCTGCTGCACAGCGGCGGCGGCCCCACCTTTCAGGCGCGCCGCAATGCCTTCCTGAACGACCTCGGGCACCGCGTCAGCCTCGACCCGGCCCTGCTCATCAAACGCCACCCGCACGCCCTGCTCATCCTCACCTCCCTGCTCGACAGCCTCGCGTTCCGCGCCATCACCGACCCCACCATCGATCCGGACGCCCTCGCCGTCACGCTCAGCCACTTCGTGCGCGGCGGCCTCGGCGACCTCTCCGCCACCTGA
- a CDS encoding YhgE/Pip domain-containing protein codes for MTDPTPEPTTPRSRGLLTDYRLLSPAERRIWRAPIMWGAAFLILFIPVLYVGIYLASVWDPYNNLDDLPVALVNVDAGTTYRGKTYHLGDDLVQNLRDDPPVKLITYRTEAAAQDAVRRGDVYFALTVPRDFSQDAIAGNSSQHGQLRLYSAPGSSYFASRVGSSVAKEIATSLNNKLGSNRWDVVQASLKDVQKGFADIRDATRQLRDGAGTLQTGTGTLADGATTLADGLTTAQSGSQQLTSGARTLAGSVRQLTDGTTQLSSGLRKLEAAAPGQRQLQPLQTGAAQLANGTTQLAGGLQQLQAGAGQLRTGASDLASGTTRVNTGTQQLAAQLPTLQNGLKQLAGGAGQLSSGAGDLNKGATQLRDGATQLATQLPTLQNGLKQLAGGAGQLSSGAGDLNKGATQLRDGATQLAAQLPTLQNGLKQLAGGAGQLSSGAGDLNKGATQAQGGATQLSTGATQLAGGLTQLHKGAQDLNAGAGDLQQGATQLNVGAAQLAQRLPQLQNGLTTLNTGAEQLNAGASKLAQGNRQLANSVKGQVLLPGALKQGTADLAAGAEQLAQGTTQLQAGTQQASRGAQDAATGAEQLAAGATQLQAGSTKLHASTATLADKTGDAAQAAGQLASGATQLAAGAGQLAAGATKLHAGAATLAGKLNEAAQGSTQAVTGAGQLAAGAGQLATGAGQLQTGAATLAGKLNEAAQGSTQAVTGAGQLASGTAQLQAGASKLQAGAATLADKTGDAAQGAAQLATGAQTLQQGVNTLVQGNVSIKDALGTITGKLPAQQDLNKLSSGARTLADRSSDLTQGLGQLQDGATRLATGTGDLQDGATKLHDGLAELYRKVPSRIEQLGGDPEGLAASVQVVEQNTANVKNNGAAFAPYFIALALWVGCTLTTFIFPYLLLPESGRGTSQLARVLRKYTVPAGYVVLQALIVTFGVHLLGVPFLHPGLVVLTAVLGSLTFMMMVLALNLLLGGAGRLLALVLLVVQLAASGGSYPVELASPFFQAIHSIVPVTDVINALRYALFGSYEGQYTTFITRMLIVGAVSFLVALLGRAFWKYTPDDKFRSPIITDQG; via the coding sequence ATGACAGACCCCACCCCTGAACCCACCACGCCGCGCTCACGCGGTCTCCTTACCGACTACCGCCTCCTCAGCCCCGCCGAACGCCGCATCTGGCGCGCCCCCATCATGTGGGGCGCCGCCTTCCTGATCCTGTTCATTCCCGTCCTGTACGTCGGCATCTACCTCGCCAGCGTCTGGGACCCCTACAACAACCTCGACGACCTCCCTGTCGCCCTCGTGAATGTCGACGCCGGTACCACCTACCGCGGCAAGACCTACCACCTCGGCGACGACCTCGTCCAGAACCTCCGCGACGACCCCCCCGTCAAACTCATCACGTACCGCACCGAAGCCGCCGCGCAGGACGCCGTCCGCCGCGGCGACGTGTACTTCGCCCTCACCGTACCCCGCGACTTCAGCCAGGACGCCATCGCAGGCAACAGCAGCCAGCACGGCCAGCTGCGCCTCTACAGCGCTCCCGGCAGCAGCTACTTCGCCAGCCGCGTCGGCAGCAGCGTCGCCAAGGAAATCGCCACCAGCCTCAACAACAAACTCGGCAGCAACCGCTGGGACGTCGTGCAGGCGTCCCTCAAAGACGTCCAGAAAGGCTTCGCGGACATCCGGGACGCCACCCGCCAGCTCCGCGACGGCGCCGGCACCCTCCAGACCGGCACCGGCACCCTCGCCGACGGCGCCACCACCCTCGCGGACGGCCTCACTACAGCGCAGAGCGGCAGCCAGCAGCTCACCAGCGGCGCGCGCACCCTTGCGGGCAGCGTCCGCCAGCTCACAGACGGCACCACGCAGCTCAGCAGCGGCCTGCGCAAACTCGAAGCGGCCGCGCCCGGCCAGCGGCAGCTCCAACCCCTCCAGACTGGCGCCGCGCAGCTCGCAAACGGCACCACGCAACTCGCCGGCGGCCTCCAGCAACTGCAGGCCGGTGCCGGACAGCTCCGCACCGGCGCCAGCGACCTCGCCAGCGGCACCACCCGCGTGAACACCGGCACGCAACAGCTCGCGGCGCAACTCCCGACGCTGCAGAACGGCCTGAAGCAACTGGCGGGCGGGGCCGGGCAGCTCAGCAGCGGGGCCGGCGACCTGAACAAGGGCGCCACGCAACTCCGCGACGGCGCCACGCAGCTCGCGACGCAACTCCCGACGCTGCAGAACGGCCTGAAGCAACTGGCGGGCGGGGCCGGGCAGCTCAGCAGCGGGGCCGGCGACCTGAACAAGGGCGCCACGCAACTCCGCGACGGCGCCACGCAGCTCGCAGCGCAACTCCCGACGCTGCAGAACGGCCTGAAGCAACTGGCGGGCGGCGCCGGGCAGCTCAGCAGCGGGGCCGGCGACCTGAACAAGGGCGCCACGCAGGCCCAGGGGGGCGCCACGCAACTCTCAACGGGCGCCACGCAACTCGCCGGTGGCCTCACGCAGCTCCACAAGGGCGCGCAGGACCTCAACGCTGGCGCGGGCGACCTGCAGCAGGGCGCCACGCAACTCAACGTCGGTGCCGCGCAGCTCGCCCAGCGCCTCCCGCAACTCCAGAACGGCCTGACCACCCTAAACACCGGCGCAGAACAACTCAACGCGGGCGCCAGCAAACTCGCGCAGGGCAACCGTCAGCTGGCCAACAGCGTCAAAGGGCAGGTCCTCCTGCCGGGCGCCCTCAAGCAGGGCACCGCCGACCTCGCCGCCGGCGCCGAACAGCTCGCGCAGGGCACCACGCAGCTCCAGGCCGGCACGCAACAGGCGTCGCGCGGCGCGCAGGACGCCGCCACGGGCGCGGAACAGCTCGCCGCCGGCGCCACGCAACTCCAGGCGGGCAGCACCAAACTGCACGCCAGCACGGCCACCCTCGCCGACAAGACCGGCGACGCCGCCCAGGCCGCGGGTCAGCTCGCCAGCGGCGCCACGCAACTCGCCGCCGGCGCCGGGCAACTGGCGGCAGGCGCCACCAAACTGCACGCGGGCGCAGCCACCCTCGCCGGGAAACTGAACGAGGCCGCGCAGGGCAGCACCCAAGCGGTCACGGGTGCGGGGCAGCTCGCCGCTGGCGCCGGGCAGCTGGCGACCGGCGCGGGGCAGTTGCAGACGGGCGCGGCCACCCTCGCCGGGAAACTGAACGAGGCCGCGCAGGGCAGCACCCAGGCCGTCACGGGCGCGGGGCAACTCGCGAGTGGCACCGCGCAACTCCAGGCGGGCGCCAGCAAACTGCAGGCGGGCGCGGCCACCCTCGCCGACAAGACCGGCGACGCCGCCCAGGGCGCCGCGCAGCTCGCCACCGGCGCGCAAACCCTCCAGCAGGGCGTGAACACCCTCGTGCAGGGCAACGTGAGCATCAAGGACGCGCTCGGCACCATCACCGGTAAGCTCCCCGCGCAGCAGGACCTCAACAAGCTCAGCAGCGGCGCCCGCACCCTCGCGGACCGCAGCAGCGACCTCACGCAGGGCCTCGGGCAGCTGCAGGACGGCGCCACCCGCCTCGCCACCGGCACGGGCGACCTGCAGGACGGCGCTACGAAACTCCACGACGGCCTCGCGGAACTGTACCGCAAGGTCCCCAGCCGCATTGAGCAGCTTGGCGGCGACCCCGAAGGCCTCGCCGCGAGCGTACAGGTCGTCGAGCAGAACACTGCGAACGTCAAGAACAACGGCGCCGCCTTCGCGCCCTACTTCATCGCGCTGGCCCTGTGGGTCGGGTGCACGCTCACGACCTTCATCTTCCCGTACCTGCTGCTTCCCGAAAGCGGACGCGGCACGTCCCAGCTCGCGCGCGTCCTGCGCAAGTACACTGTGCCCGCCGGGTACGTCGTGCTGCAGGCCCTGATCGTCACGTTCGGCGTGCACCTGCTCGGCGTGCCGTTCCTGCACCCCGGCCTCGTCGTCCTGACCGCCGTGCTCGGCAGCCTGACCTTCATGATGATGGTCCTCGCCCTGAACCTGCTGCTCGGCGGCGCCGGCCGCCTCCTCGCGCTCGTGCTGCTGGTCGTGCAGCTCGCTGCGTCCGGCGGCAGCTACCCCGTCGAACTCGCCTCGCCCTTCTTCCAGGCGATTCACTCCATCGTGCCCGTCACGGACGTCATCAACGCCCTACGGTACGCACTGTTCGGCTCGTACGAAGGGCAGTACACGACCTTCATCACCCGTATGCTCATCGTCGGCGCTGTCAGCTTCTTGGTGGCCCTGCTTGGCCGGGCCTTCTGGAAGTACACCCCCGACGACAAGTTCCGCTCGCCCATCATCACCGACCAGGGCTGA
- a CDS encoding PAS domain S-box protein, translating into MILSDAEHLRALLQLVDGVVWEADPATRQNTFVSDKVETLLGYTAAQWQTPNFWDDHVHPDDRERVLRDTELGVARGEPFQQEYRMFTGDGRVVWMRDRVTPIVQDGRLVKLGGVMIDVTRQKAAEQRMRALQSRFEQVFAAAPVGITLTGLHDGHVIDTNDAFLDVIGYDRATVIGSDNRTLNVWVSPADRAHIARTVEANGRVHQFESQLHHRSGAVRDVLLSCELLDLQDAGGQPILLILTQDISERKRVEAALEASEARFRALVQNSTDIITVLDRQGAIQYASPSMTSILGYELPDILGEICLRYMHPDEHPEILEAFRVVVRGGTGAAVRLVSRFSTRDGEGWRALEWVATNRLDDPNIHGIVMNSRDVTEAQAAQAALQESQARLLASEKLASLGRLTAGLAHEINTPLAATMNYLHEAARLAQEYLDSIGAPGVNDDDHREIARELRQALGEAEQTAGRIGEFIRRMRGHTRDVNSGAVDFDPGRLASETLAMLAHQARAANIALILDVTRTPLVVRGEPGRFTQVVTNLVVNAIHACEGGRGSRVTVTLDRVQGRTELRVTDDGSGIPASVLPRIFEPMFTTKDVGKGTGLGLSIIRDIITGHFHGEIDVDTRVDAGTTFIVQFP; encoded by the coding sequence ATGATCCTCAGTGACGCGGAGCACCTCCGGGCCCTGCTGCAACTCGTGGACGGCGTCGTCTGGGAAGCGGACCCGGCCACGCGTCAGAACACCTTCGTGAGCGACAAGGTCGAGACGCTCCTCGGGTACACCGCCGCGCAGTGGCAGACACCGAACTTCTGGGACGACCACGTCCACCCGGACGACCGCGAGCGCGTCCTGCGCGACACCGAACTGGGCGTCGCGCGCGGCGAGCCGTTCCAGCAGGAGTACCGCATGTTCACCGGCGACGGCCGCGTCGTCTGGATGCGCGACCGCGTCACGCCCATCGTGCAGGATGGCCGCCTCGTGAAACTCGGCGGCGTCATGATCGACGTGACCCGGCAGAAAGCTGCGGAACAACGCATGCGCGCCCTGCAGAGCCGCTTCGAGCAGGTGTTCGCGGCCGCGCCCGTGGGCATCACCCTCACCGGCCTGCATGATGGGCACGTCATCGACACCAACGACGCGTTCCTCGACGTCATCGGGTACGACCGGGCGACGGTCATCGGCAGTGACAACCGCACCCTGAACGTCTGGGTGAGCCCCGCGGACCGCGCGCACATCGCCCGTACCGTCGAGGCGAACGGCCGCGTGCACCAGTTCGAGTCGCAGCTGCATCACCGGTCCGGCGCGGTCCGCGACGTGCTGCTGTCGTGCGAGCTGTTGGACCTGCAGGACGCCGGCGGGCAGCCGATCCTGCTGATCCTCACGCAGGACATCAGCGAACGCAAACGCGTCGAGGCGGCCCTCGAAGCCAGCGAGGCGCGCTTCCGGGCGCTCGTGCAGAACAGCACGGACATCATCACGGTGCTGGACCGGCAGGGCGCCATCCAGTACGCCAGCCCCTCCATGACGTCCATCCTGGGGTACGAACTGCCGGACATCCTCGGTGAGATCTGCCTGCGGTACATGCACCCCGACGAGCACCCGGAGATTCTGGAGGCGTTCAGGGTCGTCGTGCGCGGCGGCACGGGCGCGGCGGTCCGTCTGGTCAGCCGATTCAGCACGCGGGACGGCGAGGGGTGGCGCGCGCTGGAATGGGTCGCCACGAACCGCCTTGACGACCCGAACATTCACGGGATCGTCATGAACTCCCGCGACGTGACCGAAGCGCAGGCCGCGCAGGCGGCGCTGCAGGAAAGTCAGGCGCGCCTGCTCGCCAGCGAGAAACTCGCGAGCCTCGGGCGGCTCACGGCGGGCCTCGCGCATGAGATCAACACGCCGCTCGCCGCGACCATGAACTACCTGCACGAAGCGGCGCGGCTCGCGCAGGAGTACCTCGACTCCATCGGCGCGCCCGGCGTGAACGACGACGACCACCGCGAGATCGCGCGGGAGCTCCGGCAGGCACTCGGCGAGGCGGAACAGACGGCCGGGCGCATCGGGGAGTTCATTCGCCGTATGCGCGGCCATACCCGGGACGTGAACAGCGGCGCCGTCGACTTCGACCCGGGGCGCCTCGCGAGCGAGACGCTCGCCATGCTCGCGCACCAGGCGCGCGCCGCGAACATCGCCCTGATCCTGGACGTCACCCGCACACCCCTGGTGGTGCGCGGCGAGCCGGGGCGGTTCACGCAGGTCGTCACGAACCTCGTCGTGAACGCCATTCACGCCTGCGAAGGCGGGCGCGGCTCCCGCGTCACCGTGACGCTCGACCGCGTACAGGGCCGGACGGAACTGCGCGTCACGGACGACGGCAGCGGCATCCCCGCCAGTGTGCTGCCGCGCATCTTCGAGCCGATGTTCACCACGAAGGACGTCGGGAAGGGCACAGGATTGGGGCTGTCCATCATCCGGGACATCATCACCGGGCATTTCCACGGTGAGATCGACGTGGACACCCGCGTGGATGCCGGCACGACGTTCATCGTGCAGTTCCCCTGA
- a CDS encoding glycoside hydrolase family 26 protein → MRRTPLAALLLAGVSFTTAGAAPCGVFGVTIPRDGRTLGALERKLGCTFTAVRWFQDWREPFDLPYARALTRERRALEVSWQPRILRGGAYVGVPYRSIAAGEHDAYVRAFARAVRTLGRPVSITFAPEMNGDWGAYQLGQKNTPQDFVRAWRHLHDVFRQERANVRWVWTPNILYPTARASYRALYPGDAYVDEVGLDGYNWGTTNPWNRWLTFEQTFAPSIRAVAALTRKPIQLGEVSSAERGGSKAGWIRDLCRTLPKYPQVKRLFWFHIRDQNVDWRLSTSQAALDAFKSCVRR, encoded by the coding sequence TTGAGGCGGACCCCCCTCGCGGCCCTGCTGCTCGCCGGCGTCAGCTTCACCACAGCTGGCGCCGCGCCGTGTGGGGTGTTCGGCGTCACCATCCCCCGCGACGGCCGAACGCTCGGCGCGCTCGAACGTAAACTCGGCTGCACCTTCACGGCCGTGCGCTGGTTCCAGGACTGGCGCGAGCCGTTCGACCTGCCGTACGCGCGCGCGCTCACGCGCGAACGCCGCGCGCTCGAGGTGTCGTGGCAACCGCGCATCCTCAGGGGCGGCGCGTACGTGGGCGTGCCGTACCGCAGCATCGCCGCCGGCGAGCACGACGCGTACGTGCGCGCGTTCGCCCGCGCCGTCCGCACGCTCGGTCGGCCCGTCAGCATCACGTTCGCGCCGGAAATGAACGGCGACTGGGGCGCGTACCAGCTGGGCCAGAAGAACACCCCGCAGGACTTCGTGCGCGCGTGGCGTCACCTGCACGACGTGTTCCGGCAGGAGCGCGCGAACGTCCGGTGGGTGTGGACGCCGAACATCCTTTACCCCACGGCGCGCGCGTCGTACCGGGCGCTGTACCCCGGTGACGCGTACGTCGACGAGGTCGGCCTGGACGGTTACAACTGGGGCACGACCAACCCGTGGAACCGCTGGCTGACCTTCGAGCAGACGTTCGCGCCGTCCATTCGCGCGGTGGCGGCCCTCACGCGCAAACCCATTCAGCTGGGGGAGGTGTCGAGCGCCGAGCGGGGCGGCAGCAAGGCCGGGTGGATTCGGGACCTGTGCCGCACCCTGCCGAAGTACCCGCAGGTGAAGCGGCTGTTCTGGTTTCACATCCGGGACCAGAACGTCGATTGGCGCCTCTCAACGAGTCAGGCGGCGCTGGACGCCTTCAAATCCTGCGTTCGGCGGTGA
- a CDS encoding glycosyltransferase family 2 protein: MVWIALIAVLFLVRMLLTAALACCHARTAPRALPRNGAVSVLIAAYNEEVGIERTIESVLAQRIKRLQVIVVDDGSSDNTAAIVARIAHRDRRVKLIQQSNAGKAAALNTAMPHIQYPVAVSVDADSVLAPGALAALAAHFKDPRVGAVSGDVRVAGRRSWLTTFQALEYLVGQHLDKRAQQLLGAITVVPGAAGAFRTALLRDVGGYSTDTVTEDMDLTIQIAARGYRVHFEPRACSYTEPPADLHDLWRQRLRWMFGTWQVLGKHRHLMFRRRAGTLGLLGLPYVLLFGIGGGLLAPLLDFTLVAFILSAGAALSWLEPLLTTLGAELAATSLAVLLGRDRWQNLALVWPQRLFIRAFGAMVIAVTLYRYLRGSVVHWDKLKRHGVQLEGSRA; encoded by the coding sequence ATGGTCTGGATCGCCCTCATTGCCGTGCTTTTCCTCGTGCGCATGCTGCTAACCGCCGCCCTCGCCTGCTGCCATGCCCGCACTGCCCCACGCGCCCTCCCCCGCAACGGCGCCGTCAGCGTCCTGATCGCCGCGTATAACGAGGAAGTCGGCATCGAGCGCACCATCGAATCCGTCCTCGCGCAACGCATCAAACGTCTGCAGGTCATCGTCGTCGACGACGGCAGCAGCGACAACACCGCCGCCATCGTGGCCCGCATCGCCCACCGGGACCGCCGCGTCAAACTCATCCAGCAGAGCAACGCCGGCAAGGCTGCCGCCCTCAACACCGCCATGCCGCACATCCAGTACCCCGTCGCGGTGTCCGTCGATGCCGATTCCGTCCTCGCGCCCGGCGCGCTGGCCGCGCTCGCCGCGCACTTCAAGGACCCCCGCGTGGGCGCCGTGTCCGGCGACGTCCGCGTCGCCGGACGCCGCAGCTGGCTCACCACCTTCCAGGCGCTGGAGTACCTGGTCGGGCAGCACCTCGACAAGCGTGCCCAGCAGCTGCTGGGCGCCATCACGGTCGTGCCCGGCGCGGCCGGCGCGTTCCGCACGGCCCTGCTGCGCGACGTGGGCGGCTACAGCACCGACACGGTCACCGAGGACATGGACCTGACCATTCAGATCGCCGCGCGCGGCTACCGCGTGCACTTCGAGCCGCGCGCGTGCAGCTACACCGAGCCGCCCGCCGACCTGCACGACCTGTGGCGTCAGCGCCTGCGCTGGATGTTCGGCACGTGGCAGGTGCTCGGCAAGCACCGCCACCTGATGTTCCGCCGCCGCGCCGGCACGCTCGGCCTGCTCGGCCTGCCGTACGTCCTGCTGTTCGGCATCGGCGGCGGCCTGCTCGCCCCACTGCTCGACTTCACGCTCGTCGCGTTCATTCTCAGCGCGGGCGCCGCCCTCAGCTGGCTCGAGCCGCTGCTCACCACGCTCGGCGCGGAACTCGCCGCGACGTCCCTCGCGGTGCTGCTCGGACGGGACCGCTGGCAGAACCTCGCGCTGGTGTGGCCACAACGCTTGTTCATCCGCGCGTTTGGTGCGATGGTGATCGCTGTGACCCTGTACCGTTACCTGCGCGGCTCCGTCGTCCACTGGGACAAACTCAAGCGCCACGGGGTGCAGCTCGAGGGGAGCCGCGCTTGA
- a CDS encoding RNA ligase family protein, with translation MTRLKYPRTPHLPWSPGATADDTFLVDLRDFEGREVVVTEKLDGENTTLYRDGLHARSLDPRPHPSRHWVKALQGRVGHSIPQGWRVCGENVYARHSLAYEQLESYFYLFSVWDEGNTALSWDETVRWAGVLGVPTPRVLYRGVWDEARVRALRVDEAVMEGYVVRVAEAFAYAAFARCVAKWVRAGHVTTDEHWMHRAVTPNGLRRTP, from the coding sequence ATGACGCGCCTCAAGTACCCCCGCACGCCCCACCTGCCCTGGTCGCCGGGCGCCACCGCCGATGACACCTTCCTTGTGGACCTGCGGGACTTCGAGGGCCGCGAGGTGGTGGTCACCGAGAAGCTGGACGGCGAGAACACCACCCTGTACCGTGACGGACTGCACGCGCGCTCCCTCGACCCGCGCCCGCACCCGTCCCGGCACTGGGTGAAGGCCCTGCAGGGCCGTGTGGGGCACAGCATCCCGCAGGGGTGGCGCGTGTGCGGCGAGAACGTGTACGCGCGGCACTCGCTGGCGTACGAGCAGCTGGAGAGCTACTTCTACCTGTTCAGCGTCTGGGATGAGGGCAACACGGCGCTCAGCTGGGACGAGACGGTCCGCTGGGCCGGGGTCCTGGGCGTGCCGACGCCGCGCGTCCTGTACCGGGGCGTGTGGGACGAGGCGCGCGTGCGGGCGCTCCGCGTGGACGAGGCCGTGATGGAAGGGTACGTGGTGCGGGTTGCGGAGGCGTTCGCGTACGCGGCGTTCGCGCGGTGCGTGGCGAAATGGGTGCGGGCGGGGCACGTGACGACCGATGAGCACTGGATGCACCGGGCCGTGACGCCCAACGGGCTGCGCCGGACGCCCTGA
- a CDS encoding serine hydrolase domain-containing protein, which yields MFRPDPHLTALTQLSDLLSRDVRTLRPLLRQAFARGGVLGVSHHGTPLLLPFRGVPARGIFELASVTKPFTAALAAALVDAGHLSWDAPLRTRGGPFRALPATITPRTLATHTSGLPAHPARAALTVLTHYHDPYGGLRAPDVLASAARWAPRRAPHRFGYSNLGAGVLALALADTAGEALSADGFARALRTWVTDPLTLPNVSLTPGAPLVLPAGPLGSARTTGFGGLVGAGGLFGNADDLLRFGEAHLDGRAGTHWTAQERPAALPAPMSAVTPGWFVTGAAHWHDGVARGTRTAVGFAAPSGTVVALLARGGETPAGPRDVLPRLLRALLSTA from the coding sequence ATGTTCCGCCCCGACCCGCACCTGACGGCGCTCACGCAGCTCTCAGACCTGCTGAGCCGCGACGTCCGCACGCTCCGCCCCCTGCTGCGGCAGGCCTTCGCGCGCGGCGGTGTGCTCGGCGTGTCCCACCACGGCACGCCCCTGCTCCTCCCCTTCCGGGGCGTGCCTGCCCGCGGCATCTTCGAACTGGCGAGCGTCACCAAACCGTTCACGGCGGCCCTCGCAGCGGCACTCGTGGACGCCGGGCACCTCTCCTGGGACGCGCCGCTGCGCACGCGCGGCGGGCCGTTCCGGGCCCTGCCCGCCACCATCACGCCGCGCACGCTCGCCACGCACACGTCAGGGCTGCCCGCGCACCCGGCACGCGCCGCCCTGACGGTCCTCACGCACTACCACGACCCGTACGGCGGCCTGCGCGCCCCGGACGTGCTCGCGAGCGCTGCCCGCTGGGCGCCGCGCCGCGCACCGCACCGCTTCGGCTACAGCAACCTCGGCGCCGGCGTGCTCGCCCTCGCCCTCGCGGACACCGCCGGCGAGGCCCTCAGCGCCGACGGATTCGCTCGGGCGCTGCGCACGTGGGTCACGGACCCGCTCACGCTGCCCAACGTGAGCCTCACGCCGGGTGCACCGCTGGTCCTTCCAGCCGGCCCGCTCGGCAGCGCGCGCACCACCGGGTTCGGCGGACTCGTCGGCGCCGGCGGCCTGTTCGGCAACGCCGACGACCTGCTGCGTTTCGGCGAGGCGCACCTCGACGGCCGCGCCGGAACCCACTGGACGGCGCAGGAACGTCCGGCCGCGCTGCCCGCGCCCATGAGCGCCGTCACGCCCGGGTGGTTCGTGACCGGCGCGGCGCACTGGCATGACGGCGTCGCGCGGGGCACCCGCACCGCCGTGGGGTTCGCCGCGCCGTCCGGCACGGTGGTGGCCCTGCTCGCCCGCGGCGGCGAAACGCCCGCCGGGCCACGGGACGTCCTGCCGCGCCTCCTGCGCGCCCTCCTCAGCACCGCCTGA
- a CDS encoding GGDEF domain-containing response regulator, giving the protein MLVVDDDDVLRQTIVRLLEGNGHTVLSAENGQTAVDLCRQHDVHLMLLDYFMPGMTGQDVVREVRTFNQKLQIVLQTGYASERPPRDMLRELDIQGYHDKSEGPDKLLVWVDAALKTYRHVNALHASRDGLSYILKVTPELHRLQPLEDLLRGILLQLQGILGFTSAWLATIPEHEPVGKGSGFVATPDQKDFRIRIATGRFERSHWHALTDDERSAVLDAAASGQPTLAPFTALPLRVGERMIGVVLLDLTPDPSPDLHLLEIFATQAAVAIENVRLYELATIDDLTGLANKRSWLTRLDDALALARRYGHPTSVLIVDIDHFKRVNDTYGHLAGDELLRALGQELRAQARASDLIGRYGGEELVALLPHTDSAGALVMAERLRAAVHNTHLTWQGEAIRVTASIGLATLIPMPGGPPHGDAASDLLGRADLALYEAKRGGRNRTVVAPATAPVAQEAPDAP; this is encoded by the coding sequence GTGCTGGTCGTCGACGACGACGATGTGCTGCGGCAGACCATCGTGCGCCTTCTGGAAGGCAACGGGCACACGGTCCTCAGCGCCGAGAATGGCCAGACCGCTGTGGACCTCTGCCGTCAGCACGACGTGCACCTGATGCTGCTCGACTACTTCATGCCCGGCATGACCGGCCAGGACGTCGTCCGGGAGGTCCGCACCTTCAACCAGAAGCTGCAGATCGTCCTGCAGACCGGGTACGCGTCGGAGCGGCCCCCGCGCGACATGCTGCGCGAACTCGACATTCAGGGGTACCACGACAAGAGCGAGGGCCCCGACAAGCTGCTCGTGTGGGTCGACGCGGCCCTCAAGACCTACCGCCACGTGAACGCGCTGCACGCGTCCCGCGACGGCCTGAGCTACATCCTGAAGGTCACGCCCGAACTGCACCGCCTGCAACCCTTGGAGGACCTGCTGCGCGGCATCCTGCTGCAGCTGCAGGGCATCCTGGGCTTCACGAGCGCGTGGCTCGCCACCATTCCCGAGCACGAGCCGGTCGGGAAGGGCAGCGGCTTCGTGGCCACCCCGGACCAGAAGGACTTCCGTATCCGCATTGCCACGGGCCGTTTCGAGCGCAGCCACTGGCACGCCCTCACCGACGATGAACGCAGCGCCGTCCTCGACGCCGCCGCGAGCGGACAGCCGACCCTCGCGCCGTTCACGGCGCTGCCGCTCCGCGTAGGCGAACGCATGATCGGTGTGGTGCTGCTGGACCTCACCCCCGACCCCAGCCCGGACCTGCACCTGCTGGAGATCTTCGCCACGCAGGCCGCCGTCGCCATCGAGAACGTCCGCCTGTACGAACTCGCCACCATCGACGACCTGACCGGCCTCGCGAACAAACGCTCGTGGCTCACGCGCCTTGACGACGCGCTCGCGCTCGCCCGCCGCTACGGGCACCCCACCAGCGTCCTGATTGTCGACATCGACCATTTCAAGCGCGTGAACGACACGTACGGGCACCTCGCCGGCGATGAACTGCTGCGCGCCCTCGGGCAGGAGCTGCGCGCGCAGGCGCGCGCCAGCGACCTGATCGGGCGGTACGGCGGCGAGGAACTCGTGGCGCTCCTGCCGCACACCGACAGCGCCGGCGCGCTCGTCATGGCGGAACGCCTGCGCGCGGCCGTGCACAACACCCACCTGACGTGGCAGGGCGAAGCGATCCGCGTGACCGCCAGCATCGGCCTCGCCACCCTGATCCCCATGCCCGGCGGGCCGCCGCACGGCGACGCGGCCAGCGACCTGCTGGGCCGCGCGGACCTCGCGCTGTACGAGGCCAAACGGGGTGGCCGGAACCGCACCGTCGTCGCGCCCGCCACCGCGCCGGTCGCGCAGGAGGCCCCGGACGCCCCATGA